Proteins from a genomic interval of Streptomyces sp. NBC_00820:
- a CDS encoding nitrate- and nitrite sensing domain-containing protein: protein MQGRFKRDGSASAEPEPHGGTDRGSSPQHAQSPGPTPSGDGGERSGRAGISATAGASGPVSPPSATSAAKGVPGPGSRMALRNWRISTRLVSLLALPVVAATSLGALRIGDSMNDIQQLDNMQLLTEMTTQATELAAALQDERDQSAGPLSHGLTANNYSIKGLRQKTDRAKDNFQSAAEGIDAASKDGNLQGVRDTLVGLVGQLDNLQRIRHDAYSSPQNSTQTVEAYHRLITQLIGLSQDMAEASSNPEMIQRTRALSAFSTAKEYASVQRAVIAAALPANNTTTGKLSENDRLYGQSAYDSEGSELNIFRQIYTAQNAEQTLQPIDGTNPTIKSADKYAQRVLNDRNGLASQPDRSYLDWVDDSTSKIQQMKNIERQLLEQMEQKARELKATSEQEAIISGALILLVLGVSLVGAFVVARSMIRSLRRLQETATKVAQDRLPELVKQLSESDPQDVDTSVESVGVHSRDEIGQVASAFDDVHREAVRLAAEQALLRGNVNAMFTNLSRRSQGLIQRQLSLISELESREADPDQLSSLFKLDHLATRMRRNGENLLVLAGEEPGRRWTRPVPLVDVLRAAASEVEQYERIELASVPTTEVAGRVVNDLVHLLAELLENATSFSSPQTKVKVTGHALPDGRVLIEIHDTGIGLSPEDLAAINERLAAPPTVDVSVSRRMGLFVVGRLSQRHGIRIQLRPSDSGGTTALVMLPVDVAQGGKKPAPGKPGMPGSGGGPAAAQAAAGAAAARRNNGGKGGAPGGTLGGAPAGGGLLGSGPGPRGQVGAGQGPRAALPGTGQGGRQGGPGGARNQQGPAAPQQGRSGPAGTNGFGAGQAPGASQGMQAANPGGSQQDAFGGRGPAAQRGGAADQSRQPQLPPRGGPRAELPGGTPQSRTPEWGDNAQAPVSRASLDAPRGHDEQAPARTGRMPRVDDRQGPGATAEMPRIGSGQDQAATGEFARQDLNGYNSPQDTGQFQRPGTQQGNGQFDQQDNSGQFQRPDLFGTPAPGHQGQQQHTGQYAAPQEQQHHTGQYGAAQGQQHTGQYAAPQEQQHHTGQYAAPQEQQHHTGQYATPQAYGNGNGNGNGYDAGSTGQHALPGRQAQNQPQNPAHTGQYERPQQGGHGDFGAQRPAAPQRPDTQGRPGDGYALPPAPSQGDGRTPLYDTLETNWFHGAPPEQQQAAAPAPQQQTPQAAASAPAPQRSASPTGSWRTSPNDELVRQAERVRQPAAGGITTSGLPRRVPKANLVPGQAQQQQQQQSGPQVSRAPDDVRGRLTNLRRGIAQGRQAGSGQTGSFPSPTHQQER from the coding sequence GTGCAGGGACGTTTCAAGAGGGATGGCAGCGCTTCGGCAGAGCCGGAGCCGCACGGCGGGACCGACCGCGGCTCCTCGCCCCAGCACGCCCAGAGCCCGGGTCCGACCCCGTCCGGTGACGGCGGCGAACGCTCCGGGCGCGCCGGCATATCCGCCACGGCGGGTGCCTCCGGGCCGGTGAGTCCACCGTCGGCCACGAGTGCCGCCAAGGGGGTGCCCGGCCCGGGTTCACGCATGGCACTGCGCAACTGGCGCATCTCCACGCGCCTGGTGTCGCTGCTGGCGCTCCCCGTGGTCGCGGCCACTTCACTGGGTGCGCTGCGTATCGGCGACTCCATGAACGACATTCAGCAGCTCGACAACATGCAGCTGCTGACGGAGATGACCACGCAGGCCACCGAGCTGGCCGCCGCGCTGCAGGACGAGCGCGACCAGTCGGCCGGCCCCTTGAGCCACGGCCTGACGGCGAACAACTACTCCATCAAGGGCCTGCGGCAGAAGACCGACCGCGCCAAGGACAACTTCCAGTCGGCCGCCGAGGGCATCGACGCGGCCAGCAAGGACGGCAACCTCCAGGGTGTCCGCGACACCCTGGTCGGCCTGGTCGGTCAGCTGGACAACCTCCAGCGGATCCGCCACGACGCCTACTCCTCGCCGCAGAACTCGACGCAGACGGTCGAGGCTTACCACCGGCTGATCACCCAGCTGATCGGCCTGTCCCAGGACATGGCCGAGGCGTCCAGCAACCCCGAGATGATCCAGCGCACCCGCGCCCTGTCGGCCTTCTCCACGGCCAAGGAATACGCGTCGGTACAGCGCGCCGTCATCGCCGCGGCCCTGCCCGCCAACAACACCACCACCGGCAAGCTCTCCGAGAACGACCGTCTGTACGGCCAGTCGGCGTACGACAGCGAGGGCTCCGAACTCAACATCTTCCGGCAGATCTACACCGCCCAGAACGCCGAGCAGACCCTCCAGCCGATCGACGGGACCAACCCGACGATCAAGTCCGCGGACAAGTACGCGCAGCGCGTCCTCAACGACCGCAACGGCCTCGCCAGTCAGCCGGACCGCTCGTACCTGGACTGGGTGGACGACAGCACCAGCAAGATCCAGCAGATGAAGAACATCGAGCGCCAGCTGCTGGAGCAGATGGAGCAGAAGGCCCGCGAGCTGAAGGCCACCTCCGAGCAGGAAGCCATCATCTCCGGTGCGCTGATCCTGCTGGTGCTGGGCGTCTCGCTGGTCGGCGCCTTCGTCGTGGCGCGCTCCATGATCCGCTCGCTGCGCCGGCTCCAGGAGACGGCCACCAAGGTCGCCCAGGACCGTCTGCCCGAGCTGGTCAAGCAGCTGTCCGAGTCCGACCCGCAGGACGTCGACACGTCCGTGGAGTCGGTCGGTGTGCACTCCCGGGACGAGATCGGCCAGGTGGCCTCGGCCTTCGACGACGTGCACCGCGAGGCGGTCCGTCTCGCCGCCGAGCAGGCCCTGCTGCGGGGCAACGTCAACGCGATGTTCACCAACCTCTCGCGCCGTTCCCAGGGCCTCATCCAGCGTCAGCTCTCGCTCATCTCCGAACTGGAGTCCCGCGAGGCCGACCCGGACCAGCTGTCCTCGCTCTTCAAGCTCGACCACCTCGCGACGCGTATGCGCCGTAACGGTGAGAACCTCCTCGTCCTCGCGGGTGAAGAGCCCGGCCGCCGCTGGACCCGTCCGGTCCCGCTGGTCGACGTGCTCCGCGCCGCCGCGTCCGAGGTGGAGCAGTACGAGCGCATCGAGCTGGCCTCCGTGCCGACCACCGAGGTCGCCGGCCGCGTGGTCAACGACCTCGTGCACCTCCTCGCCGAGCTGCTCGAGAACGCCACCTCCTTCTCCTCGCCGCAGACCAAGGTCAAGGTCACCGGTCACGCGCTGCCCGACGGCCGCGTGCTGATCGAGATCCACGACACCGGTATCGGTCTGTCCCCCGAGGACCTCGCCGCGATCAACGAGCGCCTCGCCGCGCCGCCCACCGTGGACGTGTCGGTCTCCCGCCGCATGGGTCTGTTCGTGGTCGGTCGTCTGTCGCAGCGCCACGGCATCCGCATCCAGCTGCGCCCGTCCGACTCCGGTGGTACGACCGCGCTGGTCATGCTGCCCGTCGACGTGGCCCAGGGCGGCAAGAAACCCGCTCCGGGCAAGCCCGGCATGCCCGGGTCCGGCGGTGGCCCCGCCGCCGCGCAGGCCGCGGCCGGTGCCGCCGCCGCCCGCCGCAACAACGGCGGTAAGGGCGGCGCCCCGGGCGGCACCCTCGGCGGTGCGCCCGCCGGCGGCGGACTGCTCGGTTCCGGTCCCGGTCCCCGCGGCCAGGTCGGTGCGGGCCAGGGTCCCCGGGCCGCGCTGCCCGGCACCGGCCAGGGCGGCCGGCAGGGTGGTCCGGGCGGTGCCCGTAACCAGCAGGGTCCCGCCGCGCCCCAGCAGGGCCGCTCCGGTCCCGCCGGTACGAACGGTTTCGGCGCCGGTCAGGCGCCGGGTGCCTCGCAGGGCATGCAGGCCGCGAACCCCGGTGGGTCGCAGCAGGACGCCTTCGGCGGCCGCGGCCCGGCCGCGCAGCGCGGTGGCGCCGCCGACCAGAGCCGTCAGCCCCAGCTGCCGCCGCGTGGCGGCCCGCGGGCCGAACTGCCCGGTGGTACCCCGCAGTCGCGCACCCCGGAGTGGGGCGACAACGCCCAGGCCCCGGTCTCGCGTGCCTCGCTGGACGCCCCGCGCGGCCATGACGAGCAGGCCCCGGCGCGCACCGGGCGCATGCCGCGCGTCGACGACCGCCAGGGTCCGGGCGCGACCGCGGAGATGCCCCGCATCGGTTCCGGGCAGGACCAGGCCGCCACGGGCGAGTTCGCCCGGCAGGACCTGAACGGCTACAACAGCCCCCAGGACACCGGCCAGTTCCAGCGTCCCGGCACCCAGCAGGGCAACGGTCAGTTCGACCAGCAGGACAACAGCGGCCAGTTCCAGCGCCCCGACCTCTTCGGCACGCCGGCGCCCGGACACCAGGGCCAGCAGCAGCACACGGGCCAGTACGCGGCCCCGCAGGAGCAGCAGCACCACACGGGCCAGTACGGCGCCGCGCAGGGCCAGCAGCACACCGGCCAGTACGCGGCTCCGCAGGAGCAGCAGCACCACACCGGGCAGTACGCGGCCCCGCAGGAGCAGCAGCACCACACGGGCCAGTACGCGACTCCGCAGGCGTACGGCAACGGCAACGGCAACGGCAACGGTTACGACGCCGGCTCCACGGGACAGCACGCGCTGCCCGGCCGCCAGGCTCAGAACCAGCCCCAGAACCCCGCGCACACCGGCCAGTACGAGCGGCCGCAGCAGGGCGGTCACGGCGACTTCGGCGCCCAGCGCCCGGCCGCCCCGCAGCGTCCCGACACCCAGGGCCGCCCGGGCGACGGATACGCGCTGCCGCCGGCTCCGAGCCAGGGCGACGGCCGTACCCCGCTGTACGACACGCTGGAGACCAACTGGTTCCACGGCGCCCCGCCCGAGCAGCAGCAGGCGGCCGCTCCGGCTCCGCAGCAGCAGACGCCGCAGGCGGCCGCATCCGCGCCCGCTCCGCAGCGTTCCGCCTCCCCCACCGGCTCCTGGCGCACCTCTCCGAACGACGAACTCGTCCGGCAGGCGGAGCGCGTCAGGCAGCCCGCGGCGGGCGGCATCACGACCTCCGGCCTTCCGCGCCGGGTGCCCAAGGCGAACCTCGTCCCGGGCCAGGCACAGCAGCAACAGCAGCAACAGAGCGGTCCGCAGGTCTCGCGTGCGCCCGATGACGTACGCGGCCGTCTGACCAATCTCCGTCGGGGCATCGCTCAGGGCCGTCAGGCCGGCAGCGGCCAGACCGGCAGCTTCCCGAGCCCCACTCACCAGCAGGAGCGTTAG